One genomic region from Rosa rugosa chromosome 1, drRosRugo1.1, whole genome shotgun sequence encodes:
- the LOC133713797 gene encoding uncharacterized protein LOC133713797 → MEDGPSHIFLLNCDVCCSFPLPDMLEAHIKYGGMGTMLVIKVSAESANEFGELVADPVTKELLHYTEKPETFVCAWCS, encoded by the exons ATGGAAGACGGCCCG TCGCATATCTTTTTGCTGAATTGTGATGTATGCTGCAGTTTTCCACTTCCAGATATGCTtg AGGCTCATATAAAATACGGTGGAATGGGTACAATGCTAGTAATCAAG GTTTCTGCGGAATCTGCCAACGAGTTTGGTGAGTTGGTTGCTGATCCAGTCACCAAAGAACTGTTGCATTACACTGAGAAACCAGAGACTTTTGTATGTGCATGGTGCAGTTAG
- the LOC133713791 gene encoding acyl-CoA-binding protein-like, protein MAQALQEEFKEYAEKAKSLPSTTKDADKLVLYGLYKQATIGSVNTNRPGFFSPTERAKWDAWKAVEGKSQEEAIAEYIEKVKQLLAAST, encoded by the exons ATGGCTCAGGCTCTTCAg GAGGAATTTAAAGAGTATGCAGAGAAGGCCAAGTCTCTGCCCTCAACAACAAAGGATGCAGATAAACTAGTACTCTACGGCCTATACAAGCAAGCAACCATCGGCTCcgtaaatacta ATCGACCTGGGTTCTTTAGCCCAACTGAGAGGGCCAAATGGGATGCTTGGAAAGCAGTTGAAG GAAAGAGCCAAGAAGAAGCGATTGCTGAATACATTGAAAAGGTGAAGCAGCTGCTAGCAGCTTCCACATAA
- the LOC133713775 gene encoding stress-response A/B barrel domain-containing protein UP3-like, whose protein sequence is MTATVCLKATRSFLKLNPLPFSRSLSHPKHHHFLSFPKTRISNFATVTMSSSSVVEHIVLFKVKDDTDPSKVNSMVNGLNGLTSLDLTLHLTAGPLLRTRSSPFAFTHLLHSRYKTKDDLAAYTVHPGHLSVVKESVLPICDDVMAVDWVADGLTGPVGPSPGSAIRVTFLKLKEELGEAAKGEILEVIKGIKGKFGEVGQISVGENFSPARAKGYSIASVAVFFEGVSEMEAVDSKEELAKLEKDKVREYLDSVIVLDYVVPSPQSASL, encoded by the coding sequence ATGACGGCGACTGTGTGTCTCAAGGCCACTCGCTCCTTCTTAAAGTTAAACCCCCTTCCATTCTCTCGCTCCCTCTCACATCCCAAACACCACCACTTCCTCTCTTTCCCCAAAACCCGCATCTCCAATTTCGCCACCGTCACCATGTCGTCATCCTCCGTCGTCGAGCACATCGTCCTCTTCAAGGTCAAAGACGACACCGACCCCTCCAAGGTCAACTCCATGGTCAACGGCCTCAACGGCCTGACCTCCCTCGATCTCACCCTCCACCTCACCGCCGGTCCCCTCCTCCGCACCCGATCCTCCCCCTTCGCCTTCACCCACCTCCTCCACAGCCGCTACAAGACCAAAGACGACCTCGCCGCCTATACCGTCCACCCGGGCCACCTCAGCGTCGTCAAGGAGTCCGTTCTCCCGATCTGCGATGACGTCATGGCCGTTGACTGGGTCGCGGATGGGTTGACGGGCCCGGTGGGTCCTTCGCCGGGGTCCGCGATCCGGGTCACGTTTTTGAAGTTGAAGGAGGAGCTGGGGGAGGCGGCGAAAGGTGAGATTTTGGAGGtgattaaagggattaaggggAAGTTCGGAGAGGTGGGGCAGATTAGTGTGGGAGAGAACTTCTCGCCGGCAAGGGCTAAAGGGTATTCGATTGCTTCAGTGGCGGTTTTCTTCGAGGGAGTGAGCGAGATGGAGGCCGTGGATTCGAAGGAGGAGCTGGCGAAGCTGGAGAAGGACAAAGTTAGGGAGTACTTGGACAGCGTCATTGTTCTTGACTATGTTGTTCCATCGCCCCAATCTGCAAGTctctga
- the LOC133713785 gene encoding stress-response A/B barrel domain-containing protein UP3-like, which produces MSSSPAAQTVVEHIVLFKVRDNADPSKVNAWVNGLNGLSSLDLTLHLTAGPLLRTRSSPFAFTHLLHSRYKTKDDLAAYTVHPGHISVVKDLGLPIVDDIMAVDWVADGLTGTVALSPGSAIRVAVLKLKEELGEAAKGEVLEVIRGIKGKLGEAGQISVGENFSPGRARGYSIASVAVFKGVSEMEEVDSKQEMEEVEKDKVREYLDSVIVLDYVVPSLQVSGDTLSDSGNSYY; this is translated from the coding sequence ATGTCGTCATCGCCGGCCGCCCAAACCGTCGTCGAGCACATCGTCCTCTTCAAGGTCAGAGACAACGCCGACCCCTCCAAGGTCAACGCATGGGTCAACGGCCTCAACGGCCTGAGCTCGCTTGATCTTACTCTCCACCTCACCGCCGGTCCCCTCCTCCGCACCCGATCCTCCCCTTTCGCCTTCACCCACCTCCTCCACAGCCGCTACAAGACAAAAGACGACCTCGCCGCCTATACCGTCCACCCGGGCCACATCAGCGTCGTCAAGGATTTAGGCCTCCCTATCGTTGATGACATCATGGCCGTTGACTGGGTCGCGGATGGGCTGACGGGCACTGTGGCCTTGTCCCCCGGGTCCGCGATCCGGGTCGCGGTTTTGAAGTTGAAGGAGGAGTTGGGGGAGGCGGCTAAAGGTGAGGTTTTGGAGGTGATTAGAGGAATTAAGGGGAAGTTGGGAGAGGCGGGGCAGATTAGCGTCGGAGAGAACTTCTCGCCGGGGAGGGCCAGAGGGTATTCGATCGCGTCGGTGGCGGTTTTTAAGGGAGTGAGCGAGATGGAGGAGGTGGATTCGAAGCAGGAGATGGAGGAGGTGGAGAAGGACAAGGTTAGGGAGTATTTGGATAGCGTGATTGTTCTTGATTATGTGGTTCCGTCCCTGCAAGTGTCTGGAGATACATTATCTGATTCCGGTAATTCATACTATTAA